CGCGACGATCTTGCCGGGGTGAACGTTCTTCTTCGTCCAGGACATCTCGCTGACGTGCACGAGGCCCTCGACGCCCGCTTCCAGCTCCACGAAGGCGCCGTAGTCGGTGATGTTGGTCACGCGGCCGGAGAACTTGCCGTTCACCGGGTACTTGATCGCGACGCCGTCCCACGGATCGGACATCAGCTGCTTCATGCCGAGGCTGATGCGCTGCGTGTCGCTGTTGAAGCGGATCACCTGCACCTTCACCGGCTGGCCGATCGTCAGGGCCTCGCTCGGGTGGTTGATGCGACGCCAGGCGATGTCCGTCACGTGCAGCAGGCCGTCCACGCCGCCCAGGTCCACGAAGGCGCCGTAGTCGGTGATGTTCTTCACCACGCCATCGAGCACCATGCCTTCCTTCAGGCCCTGGACGAGCTCGGCGCGCTGCTCGGCGCGGGTCTCTTCCAGCACCGCGCGGCGGCTGACGACGATGTTGCCGCGGGCGCGGTCCATCTTGAGGATCTGGAAGGGCTGCGACTGGCCCATCAGGGGGCCGACGTCGCGCACGGGGCGGATGTCCACCTGGCTGCCCGGCAGGAACGCGACCGCGCCGCCGAGATCCACGGTGAAGCCACCCTTCACGCGGCCGAACAGCACGCCGTTCACGCGCTGGTTGGCGGCGAAGGCCTTCTCGAGGTTGGTCCAGGACTCCTCGCGGCGCGCCTTCTCACGGGAGAGGACGATCGAGCCGTCCTTGTCCTCGTAGCGCTCGACGAACAGGTCCACCACGTCGCCGGGCTTCACCTCGGGCTTCATGCCCTGGGGCGCGAATTCCTTGAGGGGAACGCGGCCTTCGCTCTTGAGGCCGACATCCACGACGGCATAGTCGTCATCGATGCGGATGACCTTGCCGGTGACGACGGAACCGGCGAAGCCGGTGTTGGCGCCCAGCATCTCATCGAGGAGCGAGGCGAAATCTTCGGAAGCCGCGC
This region of Sediminicoccus rosea genomic DNA includes:
- the rpsA gene encoding 30S ribosomal protein S1: MASANSPATRAASEDFASLLDEMLGANTGFAGSVVTGKVIRIDDDYAVVDVGLKSEGRVPLKEFAPQGMKPEVKPGDVVDLFVERYEDKDGSIVLSREKARREESWTNLEKAFAANQRVNGVLFGRVKGGFTVDLGGAVAFLPGSQVDIRPVRDVGPLMGQSQPFQILKMDRARGNIVVSRRAVLEETRAEQRAELVQGLKEGMVLDGVVKNITDYGAFVDLGGVDGLLHVTDIAWRRINHPSEALTIGQPVKVQVIRFNSDTQRISLGMKQLMSDPWDGVAIKYPVNGKFSGRVTNITDYGAFVELEAGVEGLVHVSEMSWTKKNVHPGKIVATSEQVDVLILDVDEPKRRISLGLKQAQGNPWELFLQNHPLGSEIEGEIRNITEFGLFIGVGPDVDGMVHLSDLSWDVPGETAIAGYKKGDVVKAKVLDVDVEKERISLGIKQLAADPAAEVLDKVKKGDIVTCTVTKIEANGIEVKIDEVLTGFIRRAELARDRQDQRPDKFAVGEKVDAKITAVDRAARRLSLTVKGKEIEEEREAVKEFGTADSGASLGDILGAAIRRRREMAGEE